A stretch of the Deinococcus fonticola genome encodes the following:
- a CDS encoding YciI-like protein, with product MHHLLFYRFAYADHAVRREPYRADHLALAREAAARGELLLGGALAEPMDGAVLVFTSAEAASTFAEADPYVQSGLVKSWEIRPWTTVVGALVK from the coding sequence ATGCATCACCTGCTGTTCTACCGCTTTGCCTACGCCGACCACGCCGTGCGCCGCGAACCGTACCGCGCCGACCACCTCGCCCTGGCGCGCGAGGCCGCTGCACGCGGCGAACTGCTGCTGGGCGGCGCCCTGGCCGAACCGATGGACGGCGCAGTGCTGGTTTTCACGAGTGCCGAAGCGGCCAGCACGTTCGCGGAAGCCGACCCATACGTGCAAAGCGGCCTGGTGAAAAGCTGGGAAATCAGGCCCTGGACGACGGTGGTGGGGGCGCTGGTGAAATAA